One part of the Streptomyces lydicus genome encodes these proteins:
- a CDS encoding serine/threonine-protein kinase, with product MAENRLIQGRYRLLGTIGRGGMGEVWRARDESLGRQIAVKCLKPLGPRHEPSLLQVLRERFRREARVAAALQHRGITVVHDFGEDDGTLFLVMELLSGRNLSQLLDDNRRQPLPVPDVIEIAEQVTAALAYTHEQDIVHRDLKPANIVRTTDGTVKICDFGIARLNHDIGFTARLTGTGIAMGSPHYMSPEQIGAQAMDHRSDLYSLGCVLYELATGVPPFDLGDAWAVLVGHRDTAPAPPRTLRPDLPEAYEQIMLELLAKDPDDRPADADELAKRLADARRPHPAGPDVATVPDRRLPSWTQGITLGFPAGVARRPHQDTPAPAVTVLTDAWTDGDPEGAPAALTSPAPPDDRGAALAARLETGRALSRRGRCFEAHQVYAEVLTGLGRALGPDHPDTLSCRHHLALNLGRLGRLEDCLALTREVAEARERVLGAGHPDTLTTRFELAHVLGKLGDRAAALRTYQQVAAARGAALGPDHPDTLAARYETGLGLGRLGRDAEALALYRDLAADRARVQGCDAPDTLRARHGLAVSLGRLGRWREALAESGEVARARERALGPDHPDTLVSRRETAVALGWLGRWSDALERYRQVAGARERVLGAAHPETLASQGDLAQCLERLGRIEEAAAVQHRVAELRRERAARRR from the coding sequence ATGGCGGAAAACAGACTGATCCAGGGGCGGTACCGGCTGCTCGGCACCATCGGGCGCGGCGGAATGGGCGAGGTCTGGCGAGCCCGCGACGAATCACTGGGCCGGCAGATCGCCGTCAAGTGCCTCAAGCCCCTGGGCCCCCGGCACGAACCCTCGTTGCTCCAGGTCCTGCGCGAACGTTTCCGCCGGGAGGCCCGGGTCGCGGCCGCCCTCCAGCACCGCGGCATCACCGTCGTCCACGACTTCGGGGAGGACGACGGCACGCTCTTCCTCGTCATGGAGCTGCTCAGCGGCCGCAACCTCAGCCAGCTGCTGGACGACAACCGGCGCCAGCCGCTGCCCGTCCCGGACGTCATCGAAATCGCCGAGCAGGTCACCGCCGCGCTCGCCTACACGCACGAACAGGACATCGTGCACCGCGATCTGAAGCCGGCGAACATCGTCCGCACCACCGACGGCACCGTCAAGATCTGCGACTTCGGCATCGCCCGGCTCAATCACGACATCGGCTTCACCGCCCGCCTCACCGGCACCGGCATCGCCATGGGCAGCCCGCACTACATGTCGCCCGAGCAGATCGGCGCGCAGGCGATGGACCACCGCAGCGACCTCTACTCGCTCGGCTGTGTGCTCTACGAGCTCGCCACCGGCGTCCCCCCGTTCGACCTGGGCGACGCCTGGGCGGTGCTCGTCGGACACCGCGACACCGCCCCCGCCCCGCCGCGCACCCTTCGCCCCGACCTGCCCGAGGCGTACGAGCAGATCATGCTGGAGCTGCTCGCGAAGGACCCCGACGACCGCCCCGCCGACGCCGACGAGCTGGCCAAACGCCTCGCCGACGCCCGCCGCCCGCACCCGGCCGGCCCCGATGTCGCCACCGTCCCCGACCGTCGGCTGCCCTCCTGGACCCAGGGCATCACCCTCGGCTTCCCGGCCGGCGTGGCCCGACGCCCGCACCAGGACACGCCGGCCCCGGCCGTCACGGTCCTCACCGACGCCTGGACCGACGGCGACCCGGAGGGCGCGCCCGCCGCCCTCACCAGCCCCGCACCCCCGGACGACCGCGGCGCCGCCCTCGCCGCGCGGCTGGAGACCGGCCGTGCGCTCAGCCGCCGGGGCCGCTGCTTCGAGGCGCACCAGGTCTACGCCGAGGTGCTGACCGGCCTGGGGCGCGCCCTGGGCCCCGACCACCCCGACACCCTGAGCTGCCGCCACCACCTCGCGCTCAACCTCGGCCGGCTGGGCCGCCTGGAGGACTGCCTCGCCCTGACCCGCGAGGTGGCCGAGGCGCGGGAACGGGTCCTGGGCGCCGGCCACCCCGACACCCTCACCACCCGCTTCGAACTCGCCCATGTGCTGGGCAAGCTGGGCGACCGGGCCGCGGCGCTGCGGACGTACCAGCAGGTCGCGGCGGCCCGCGGCGCCGCGCTCGGCCCCGACCACCCCGACACCCTCGCCGCGCGCTACGAGACCGGCCTCGGCCTCGGCCGGCTCGGCCGCGACGCGGAGGCCCTGGCGCTCTACCGCGACCTGGCGGCGGACCGGGCCCGCGTCCAGGGCTGCGACGCACCGGACACCCTGCGCGCCCGGCACGGCCTCGCGGTCAGCCTGGGCCGGCTGGGCCGCTGGCGGGAGGCGCTGGCGGAGTCCGGCGAGGTGGCCCGGGCCCGCGAGCGGGCGCTCGGCCCGGACCACCCCGACACCCTGGTCAGCCGCCGGGAGACCGCCGTGGCGCTGGGCTGGCTGGGCCGCTGGAGCGACGCCCTGGAGCGCTACCGCCAGGTGGCCGGGGCCCGCGAGCGGGTGCTGGGTGCCGCGCACCCCGAGACGCTGGCCAGCCAGGGCGACCTCGCCCAGTGCCTGGAGCGGCTGGGACGCATCGAGGAGGCGGCCGCGGTGCAGCACCGCGTCGCGGAGCTGCGCAGGGAGCGCGCCGCCCGCCGCCGGTAG
- a CDS encoding phytoene desaturase family protein, giving the protein MPERTSYDAVIVGGGHNGLVAAAYLARAGRSVLVLERLDHTGGAAVSTRAFAGVDARLSRYSYLVSLLPPKIVRDLGLRFAVRKRTVSSYTPAVRAGRPTGLLVGGGEARTRESFAELTGSEREFAAWQGFYGTTRRLAERVFPTLTEPLPTRAALRAAVDDDATWHALFERPLGELVEETFTDDLVRGVVLTDALIGTFAAAHDPSLRQNRCFLYHVIGGGTGDWDVPLGGMGALTDALAEAARGAGAEIVTDCAVTGLATDGRAAEVTCARGTIGARRVLVNASPRELAHLLGEDPPPPAEGAQLKVNMLLTRLPRLRDSRVDPREAFAGTFHVAEGYGQLERSYQQAASGELPAAPPSEIYCHSLTDPSILGADLVRRGYQTLTLFGLHAPARLFTADNDATRERLLAATLAELDTHLAEPLADCLARDADGRPCIEAKSPLDLDAELGLPGGNIFHRELAFPYADPEDGQGGGAPARWGVATGHPNVLLCGAGAVRGGGVSGIPGHNAAMAVLEEG; this is encoded by the coding sequence ATGCCGGAACGGACTTCGTATGACGCGGTCATCGTCGGCGGCGGGCACAACGGGCTGGTCGCCGCCGCCTATCTCGCACGTGCCGGGCGCAGCGTGCTGGTGCTGGAACGGCTGGACCACACCGGTGGTGCCGCCGTGTCGACCCGGGCGTTCGCCGGGGTCGACGCCCGGCTGTCCCGCTACTCCTACCTCGTCAGCCTGCTGCCACCGAAGATCGTGCGGGACCTCGGGCTGCGCTTCGCGGTCCGCAAGCGCACGGTGTCCTCCTACACCCCCGCGGTCCGGGCCGGCCGCCCCACCGGCCTGCTGGTGGGCGGCGGCGAGGCCCGCACCCGTGAGTCCTTCGCCGAACTCACCGGTTCGGAGCGGGAGTTCGCCGCCTGGCAGGGTTTCTACGGCACCACCCGGCGGCTCGCCGAACGGGTCTTCCCGACCCTCACCGAACCGCTGCCCACCCGCGCCGCCCTCCGCGCGGCCGTCGACGACGACGCCACCTGGCACGCCCTGTTCGAACGCCCCCTGGGTGAGTTGGTCGAGGAGACCTTCACCGACGACCTGGTGCGCGGGGTGGTCCTCACCGACGCCCTGATCGGCACCTTCGCCGCCGCCCACGACCCGTCACTGCGCCAGAACCGCTGCTTCCTGTACCACGTCATCGGCGGGGGCACCGGCGACTGGGACGTCCCCCTCGGCGGCATGGGCGCGCTGACCGACGCGCTGGCCGAGGCCGCGCGCGGGGCCGGCGCGGAGATCGTCACCGACTGCGCGGTGACCGGCCTCGCGACCGACGGCCGCGCGGCGGAGGTCACCTGCGCCCGGGGCACGATCGGCGCCCGCCGGGTGCTGGTCAACGCCTCCCCGCGGGAACTGGCCCACCTGCTGGGCGAGGACCCGCCGCCGCCCGCCGAGGGCGCCCAGCTCAAGGTGAACATGCTGCTCACCCGGCTGCCGCGGCTGCGTGACAGCCGGGTGGACCCCCGCGAAGCCTTCGCCGGCACCTTCCATGTCGCGGAGGGCTACGGCCAGTTGGAGCGCTCCTATCAGCAGGCCGCGTCCGGTGAGCTGCCCGCCGCCCCGCCCTCCGAGATCTACTGCCACTCGCTGACCGACCCCTCGATCCTCGGCGCCGACCTGGTCCGCCGGGGCTACCAGACGCTCACCCTCTTCGGCCTGCACGCCCCGGCGAGGCTGTTCACCGCCGACAACGACGCCACCCGGGAGCGGCTCCTCGCGGCCACCCTCGCCGAGCTGGACACCCACCTCGCCGAACCGCTCGCCGACTGCCTGGCCCGCGACGCCGACGGCCGCCCCTGCATCGAGGCCAAGTCGCCGCTGGACCTGGACGCCGAACTGGGCCTGCCGGGTGGCAACATCTTCCACCGCGAGCTGGCGTTCCCGTACGCCGACCCCGAGGACGGGCAGGGCGGCGGCGCGCCGGCCCGCTGGGGCGTGGCCACCGGTCACCCCAACGTCCTGCTGTGCGGCGCGGGAGCGGTGCGCGGCGGGGGAGTGAGCGGCATTCCGGGGCACAACGCGGCGATGGCGGTGCTGGAGGAGGGCTGA
- a CDS encoding glycoside hydrolase family 27 protein — MSHPSVSRTGRTVTGLAAVAACSAGLLAAPAPASAVPDPRHVPGAPRAAAPYPDLAPRPPMGWNNWSYYMCNVNEKVVLDNARALVRSGLARKGYRTVTVDDCWMGRQRGPKGELVPDRAKFPHGMAYLGEQLHRMGLRFGIYEDVGTLTCEKYPGSLGHFREDAALFARWKVDYVKADGCNVPVPQGHTKEQTYRDLYGQMSAALRATGRPITFSVSAPAYFQFDGDSVWHRVIGWSAELGNLWRGGRDVALQQSTPAAKWASIVYNFRYNANLAGLQRPGRWNDPDFLLAGDTGLTRDEMQSQMSLWAMMAAPLISSTDVGALSPAAREVLGNERIIAVDQDELGVQGDIVQQDGSSAVLTKPLKNGDRAIALFNSGDTPRTLSVTAGAAGLPDASAYHLHDLVTGHRRLSDGDIVAPDVPPHGTVLYRVTPE; from the coding sequence GTGTCCCACCCTTCGGTATCCCGCACCGGCCGCACCGTCACCGGACTGGCAGCCGTCGCCGCCTGCTCCGCCGGACTGCTCGCGGCGCCCGCGCCCGCCTCGGCCGTCCCCGACCCGCGCCATGTGCCCGGCGCCCCCCGGGCCGCCGCGCCGTACCCGGACCTGGCGCCCAGACCCCCGATGGGCTGGAACAACTGGTCGTACTACATGTGCAACGTCAACGAGAAGGTGGTGCTGGACAACGCGCGGGCGCTGGTCCGTTCGGGGCTGGCGCGCAAGGGCTACCGCACCGTCACCGTCGACGACTGCTGGATGGGCAGGCAGCGCGGCCCCAAGGGCGAGCTGGTACCGGACCGGGCGAAGTTCCCGCACGGCATGGCGTATCTCGGTGAGCAGCTGCACCGGATGGGGCTGAGGTTCGGCATCTACGAGGACGTCGGCACCCTCACGTGTGAGAAGTACCCGGGCAGTCTCGGCCACTTCCGCGAGGACGCCGCGCTGTTCGCGCGGTGGAAGGTCGACTACGTCAAGGCGGACGGCTGCAACGTGCCCGTCCCACAGGGGCACACCAAGGAGCAGACCTACCGCGATCTGTACGGGCAGATGAGCGCCGCGCTGCGGGCGACCGGCCGCCCGATCACCTTCTCCGTCTCGGCGCCCGCCTACTTCCAGTTCGACGGCGACAGCGTCTGGCACCGGGTCATCGGCTGGTCGGCGGAGCTCGGCAACCTGTGGCGGGGCGGGCGGGACGTGGCGCTTCAGCAGAGCACCCCGGCAGCGAAGTGGGCGTCCATCGTCTACAACTTCCGCTACAACGCGAACCTCGCCGGCCTGCAGCGGCCCGGACGCTGGAACGACCCGGACTTCCTGCTGGCCGGCGACACCGGCCTGACGCGGGACGAGATGCAGAGCCAGATGTCGCTGTGGGCGATGATGGCGGCCCCGCTGATCTCCAGTACGGACGTCGGTGCGCTGTCCCCGGCGGCGCGCGAGGTGCTGGGGAACGAGAGGATCATCGCCGTCGACCAGGACGAGCTCGGCGTCCAGGGCGACATCGTCCAGCAGGACGGGAGTTCCGCGGTGCTGACCAAGCCGCTGAAGAACGGCGACCGGGCCATCGCCCTGTTCAACTCCGGGGACACGCCCCGCACGCTGTCCGTCACGGCCGGTGCGGCCGGGCTGCCGGACGCCTCGGCGTACCACCTGCACGACCTGGTCACCGGCCACCGCAGGCTCAGCGACGGGGACATCGTGGCGCCCGACGTCCCGCCGCACGGCACGGTGCTGTACCGGGTCACCCCGGAGTGA